From Candidatus Kryptonium sp., the proteins below share one genomic window:
- the lepB gene encoding signal peptidase I — MNIEMNYKNSFGEDHYAQIGSESIGEDQIQVKNWLKPLVIAIVAAIIVKTFVFEAFRIPSGSMENTLLPGDFIIVSKIGFPVKTPRYIPLTRIEIPQVEILPRFFELNHGDVIVFRFPGERNEIRASEDVNYIKRLIGLPGDVIKIKNKVIYINDKKFEEPPTVKVNYDFIAPEGLANPYIFPEGSDYNEDNYGPIVVPFKGMEIKLNSRNLKQWKIMIEREGHKVELVNDKVMIDGKEVESFVFKKDYVFVMGDNRNNSLDSRYWGFVPVDNIIGKASFIYWSWDSDIPIFNIFEKVKSIRWERIGKKIE, encoded by the coding sequence ATGAACATAGAAATGAACTATAAAAATTCATTTGGTGAGGATCATTACGCACAGATTGGAAGTGAATCAATAGGTGAAGATCAAATCCAAGTAAAAAATTGGCTTAAGCCCTTAGTTATTGCGATTGTCGCAGCAATCATTGTGAAAACTTTTGTATTTGAAGCTTTTAGAATTCCCTCCGGCTCAATGGAAAATACACTTTTACCAGGTGATTTTATAATTGTTTCAAAAATTGGATTCCCCGTTAAAACCCCAAGATATATCCCATTAACAAGAATTGAAATCCCGCAAGTTGAGATATTACCACGGTTTTTTGAACTTAATCATGGCGATGTAATAGTTTTTAGATTCCCCGGCGAAAGAAATGAAATCAGAGCGTCAGAGGATGTGAATTATATAAAAAGATTGATCGGCTTGCCTGGAGATGTTATCAAGATAAAAAATAAGGTCATTTACATCAACGATAAAAAGTTTGAAGAACCACCAACTGTAAAGGTAAATTATGACTTTATAGCGCCTGAGGGATTAGCAAATCCTTATATTTTCCCGGAAGGTTCGGATTATAACGAGGATAACTATGGTCCTATTGTCGTTCCTTTTAAAGGGATGGAAATAAAACTAAACTCAAGGAATTTGAAACAATGGAAGATCATGATTGAAAGAGAAGGGCATAAGGTGGAACTTGTTAATGATAAAGTTATGATTGATGGTAAAGAGGTGGAAAGTTTTGTCTTTAAAAAAGATTATGTTTTTGTGATGGGGGATAATAGAAACAACAGCTTGGACAGTAGATATTGGGGCTTTGTGCCTGTTGATAACATAATCGGAAAGGCGAGCTTTATTTATTGGTCTTGGGATTCGGATATTCCTATTTTTAACATTTTTGAAAAGGTGAAATCAATCAGATGGGAAAGGATAGGGAAAAAAATAGAATGA
- the hemW gene encoding radical SAM family heme chaperone HemW, with protein MGKDREKNRMSGIYIHIPFCERKCIYCDFYSVENLEQIGVFLNFVLNEIEIFKSEADFLDKVCFDTIYFGGGTPSLLEVSQVEKILNAFYKNFRIADKTEITVEANPGTVDRSKLVGLRSVGVNRLSFGVQSFFDDDLSFLGRIHSSKDAIESILTAFDSGFENVNLDLIFGLPQQDKEKWRKNLLKAVELNVPHISAYNLIVEKGTPLNEMVRSGKVELPSSDEEAELYEITMETLEGFNYIHYEVSNYAKRDFECRHNLKYWEYENYIGFGPSAHSFWENKRWWNVANLKKYVSAIENKKLPIANFEILSEEKMIEEFIYLGLRSTGVDLKKFKEKFGFDFIDGEISENLNELSKLGYVEMDEFKVKLTRKGFLVCDEITVNLISKIKYVLR; from the coding sequence ATGGGAAAGGATAGGGAAAAAAATAGAATGAGCGGGATTTATATCCACATACCATTTTGTGAGAGGAAGTGTATTTATTGCGATTTTTATTCCGTAGAGAACCTTGAACAAATAGGTGTGTTTTTAAATTTTGTTTTGAACGAGATTGAAATTTTTAAAAGCGAAGCAGATTTTTTAGATAAGGTTTGTTTTGATACAATTTATTTTGGTGGAGGAACTCCATCTTTGCTTGAGGTTTCTCAGGTTGAAAAAATTTTAAATGCTTTTTATAAAAATTTCCGAATCGCTGATAAAACGGAGATCACAGTTGAGGCGAATCCTGGAACTGTTGATAGGAGTAAACTCGTTGGGCTCAGAAGTGTTGGCGTAAATCGTTTAAGTTTTGGTGTTCAATCTTTTTTTGATGATGATTTGAGTTTTCTTGGTAGAATTCACAGCTCAAAAGATGCAATTGAGAGTATTCTAACGGCATTTGATTCGGGGTTTGAAAATGTTAATCTTGATTTAATTTTTGGATTGCCACAACAGGATAAAGAGAAATGGCGAAAAAATCTATTGAAAGCTGTTGAGTTAAATGTGCCTCATATATCTGCTTATAACCTGATCGTTGAAAAAGGAACACCTTTGAATGAGATGGTAAGAAGTGGTAAGGTGGAACTTCCGTCCAGCGACGAAGAAGCGGAGTTATATGAAATAACAATGGAGACGCTTGAAGGATTTAATTATATTCACTATGAGGTTTCAAATTATGCTAAGAGAGATTTTGAATGTCGGCACAATTTGAAATATTGGGAATATGAAAACTATATTGGCTTTGGACCATCGGCGCATTCATTTTGGGAGAACAAAAGATGGTGGAATGTGGCAAACCTTAAGAAATATGTAAGTGCCATAGAAAATAAAAAACTTCCGATTGCCAACTTTGAGATCCTATCGGAGGAAAAGATGATTGAAGAGTTTATTTATCTTGGTTTGAGAAGCACAGGAGTTGATTTGAAAAAGTTCAAGGAAAAATTTGGTTTTGATTTTATTGATGGCGAAATTAGTGAAAATTTAAACGAACTAAGCAAACTCGGATATGTTGAGATGGACGAGTTTAAAGTTAAGTTAACGCGCAAAGGTTTTTTGGTTTGCGATGAGATCACTGTTAATTTAATTTCAAAAATAAAATATGTTTTGAGATGA
- a CDS encoding DUF2723 domain-containing protein — protein MVSFIVYALTVQPSVPFWDCGEFIAVSYSLGVPHPPGAPFFIIIGRIATLLPIAEDIAKRVNLVSAFVSALTVMFLYLITVKLILRWKPNPQTLIDKLAVYGAPVVGALSLAFSDTFWFNAVETEVYAPSLFLMSFALWLGMIWFEKAENIESDRLILLIAYVIGLSIGVHLLSILTIFTLALIAYFRFREKIDLKSFTLMGIIAVGIFFLIYKVIIFWIPSMLDDMPAVPAIIAIAVSYGIYYAYRHKQRIVFTFLTGILLVFLGYTTYALIIIRANDRPAINENAPDNLVRFVKYLEREQYGEQPSIFKRRWSQEPAHQENYQKYSSDWDYFLKYQLNHMYLRYFLWNFVGRAGDIQDAPIAFIKAESGWGKPEEFPNRYFALPLLVGLFGLYYHYRKDWKMFLSYLSLFLVTGIGLAIYLNMPEPQPRERDYVFVGSFFAFAIWIGIGVAGLIELLNELIKTEIKKVYAIAVLVVSIFAVPFNMLVQNWDDHDRSGNYVPWDYSYNLLQSCEKDAILFTNGDNDTFPLWYLQVVEGIRRDVRVVNLSLLNTDWYILQLKHEEPYGAKKVPISLSDNIIRQIGLVQWEPRDVTIPVPREVYEKFGITDTSIINQGKITFRMPNTIQFGEIKAIRVQDILVRDIIETNRWERPIYFAVTVSPDNFIGLDEYLRMEGLAYRVVPFKNPKGSPTFIEENIMRQCLFNEPKDFYREPHYGFKFRNLDNPKVHFFETDRNLMQNYRNAFLKLAIYYYENNRDTLKVLEVLDHMESKIPNNVLPMDYRLRYDVARLYDIVGARDKFMKIAKEIEPIALEQIERDPANIYGEYNPYVILVNLYEMMGEYQKAIDILNRVLVYYPQQYQHLVRDRIERLQAKLKEEKR, from the coding sequence TTGGTTTCTTTTATTGTTTATGCGTTAACAGTTCAACCAAGCGTTCCTTTCTGGGATTGCGGTGAATTCATCGCAGTATCATACTCGCTTGGCGTTCCACATCCACCTGGAGCACCATTTTTCATAATCATCGGAAGAATAGCGACGCTTCTTCCTATAGCGGAAGACATTGCAAAGCGTGTAAATCTTGTAAGTGCCTTTGTGAGCGCTTTGACGGTGATGTTTTTATATTTAATAACAGTCAAATTGATTTTAAGATGGAAACCGAATCCCCAAACGCTAATTGATAAGCTCGCTGTTTATGGAGCTCCTGTGGTTGGTGCATTAAGCCTTGCCTTTAGTGACACATTTTGGTTTAATGCAGTTGAAACAGAAGTTTATGCACCGAGCTTGTTTTTAATGAGCTTTGCGTTATGGCTTGGGATGATATGGTTTGAAAAAGCAGAAAATATTGAAAGCGATAGATTAATACTTTTAATTGCATATGTGATCGGCTTATCCATTGGAGTACACCTCTTAAGCATATTGACAATTTTCACGCTTGCTTTGATAGCTTATTTCAGATTTAGAGAAAAGATTGACTTGAAAAGCTTTACGCTGATGGGCATAATAGCTGTTGGGATATTTTTCCTGATTTACAAAGTGATTATATTTTGGATTCCATCAATGCTTGATGATATGCCTGCCGTTCCAGCGATAATTGCAATTGCGGTTTCATATGGAATCTATTACGCTTACAGGCATAAGCAAAGAATTGTATTTACATTTTTAACTGGTATTTTGCTTGTTTTTCTTGGTTATACGACTTATGCATTGATAATAATAAGAGCAAATGATAGACCAGCGATAAACGAAAACGCGCCTGATAATCTCGTTCGCTTTGTTAAATATCTTGAGCGCGAACAGTATGGGGAACAACCATCTATTTTTAAGAGAAGATGGAGCCAGGAACCAGCACATCAGGAGAATTATCAAAAATATAGCAGTGATTGGGATTATTTTCTCAAGTATCAGTTAAATCATATGTACTTGAGGTATTTCCTTTGGAATTTTGTTGGACGTGCTGGGGATATTCAAGACGCACCTATTGCCTTTATAAAAGCAGAAAGTGGATGGGGAAAACCTGAGGAGTTTCCAAATAGATATTTTGCTCTTCCGCTTCTTGTTGGACTTTTTGGGCTTTATTATCATTATCGCAAGGATTGGAAGATGTTTTTGTCTTATCTTTCTCTATTTCTTGTAACTGGAATTGGGCTTGCAATCTATCTTAATATGCCTGAGCCACAACCAAGAGAAAGAGATTATGTTTTCGTTGGTTCGTTTTTTGCATTTGCAATATGGATTGGGATCGGTGTTGCAGGTTTAATTGAATTGTTAAATGAATTAATAAAAACCGAAATCAAAAAAGTTTATGCGATCGCTGTTTTAGTCGTTTCAATTTTTGCGGTTCCATTTAATATGCTTGTCCAAAACTGGGATGACCATGACAGAAGCGGTAATTATGTACCTTGGGACTACTCATATAATTTACTACAAAGTTGTGAGAAGGACGCAATTTTATTTACGAACGGAGATAATGATACATTCCCACTTTGGTATCTGCAGGTGGTTGAGGGTATAAGGAGAGATGTAAGAGTTGTTAATTTGAGCTTGCTTAATACTGACTGGTATATTTTGCAATTAAAGCATGAAGAACCTTATGGAGCTAAAAAGGTTCCAATAAGTTTAAGCGATAACATAATCAGGCAAATCGGACTTGTTCAATGGGAACCGCGAGATGTGACGATCCCAGTTCCAAGGGAAGTTTATGAGAAATTTGGAATTACGGATACATCAATCATCAATCAAGGCAAAATAACATTTAGAATGCCCAACACAATTCAATTTGGTGAGATAAAAGCGATAAGGGTTCAAGATATCTTAGTTCGTGATATTATTGAAACGAATAGATGGGAAAGACCGATTTATTTCGCTGTAACGGTTTCGCCTGATAATTTCATCGGACTTGATGAATATTTAAGGATGGAAGGTCTTGCATATAGAGTTGTTCCTTTCAAAAATCCAAAGGGCTCTCCGACATTTATAGAGGAAAATATAATGAGACAATGTTTGTTCAATGAGCCGAAAGATTTCTATCGTGAGCCACATTATGGATTTAAGTTTAGAAACCTTGATAATCCGAAGGTTCACTTTTTTGAGACGGACAGAAACCTAATGCAGAATTATAGAAATGCGTTTTTAAAACTTGCGATTTATTACTATGAGAATAACCGAGATACATTAAAAGTTCTTGAAGTTCTTGATCATATGGAAAGTAAAATTCCAAACAATGTTTTACCGATGGATTACCGATTAAGATATGATGTTGCCAGGCTATATGATATTGTTGGTGCGCGAGATAAATTTATGAAAATAGCAAAAGAGATTGAACCAATAGCTCTTGAGCAAATAGAGCGTGACCCAGCGAATATCTATGGAGAGTATAATCCTTATGTTATCCTTGTTAATTTATACGAAATGATGGGTGAGTATCAGAAGGCAATTGATATTTTGAACCGAGTTCTTGTGTATTATCCACAGCAATACCAGCATCTCGTTAGAGACAGAATTGAAAGATTACAAGCTAAGTTGAAGGAAGAGAAAAGGTAA
- a CDS encoding cold-shock protein, translated as MSRGKVKWFNNKKGYGFIETEDGREVFVHYSEIKSDKRFKTLEEGAKVEFEIVDGPKGPKAVNVVVL; from the coding sequence ATGTCACGTGGTAAAGTTAAGTGGTTCAACAACAAGAAGGGCTACGGATTTATTGAAACGGAGGATGGGCGTGAGGTTTTCGTCCATTACTCTGAGATTAAATCCGATAAGCGCTTCAAAACCCTTGAAGAGGGGGCAAAGGTTGAATTTGAGATTGTTGACGGGCCGAAAGGACCGAAAGCAGTTAATGTCGTCGTTCTATGA
- the ybeY gene encoding rRNA maturation RNase YbeY — protein sequence MIRKKKDSVARVNISNLYKKVKLPTKKIRALVKNILNGEKLDFTEVNLIFIDDEMIHRINREFLKHDYPTDVISFELSDELPVKSKVAEIYISIDRAIEQSKFYKVNLENEIARLVAHGLIHLAGYDDKTTGEKLRMRRKESYYIKMAGF from the coding sequence TTGATAAGAAAGAAAAAAGATAGCGTGGCAAGAGTTAATATCTCTAATCTTTATAAAAAAGTTAAACTGCCGACCAAAAAAATAAGAGCACTCGTTAAGAATATTCTAAACGGGGAAAAACTTGATTTCACAGAAGTTAATCTAATTTTCATTGATGACGAAATGATACATAGGATCAATAGGGAATTTTTAAAGCATGATTATCCAACCGATGTTATTTCTTTTGAACTTTCGGATGAATTGCCAGTGAAAAGTAAAGTTGCTGAGATATATATCAGCATTGATAGGGCGATAGAACAATCAAAATTTTATAAGGTTAATCTTGAAAATGAAATTGCTCGCCTCGTCGCACACGGTTTGATACATCTTGCTGGATATGATGATAAAACAACAGGTGAAAAGCTAAGGATGAGACGAAAGGAAAGTTATTATATCAAGATGGCAGGATTTTAA
- a CDS encoding SPOR domain-containing protein: MLIKIALLLLITAELSLSQKIDSLSYYEKQFNPSVYDIREIVFPHRLFSNMGEETISGFRVQILVTNQLDSANAVRNLVQSLLSSSIFQSQKVYIIYEPPNYKVRVGDFERLQDASLLRKFLIENGFKYAWIVNDRIRKR, from the coding sequence ATGCTTATAAAAATCGCGCTCTTACTTCTCATAACAGCAGAATTGTCGCTCTCTCAGAAAATAGACTCTCTTTCCTACTACGAAAAGCAATTCAATCCATCTGTATATGATATAAGAGAGATTGTTTTCCCCCATCGTCTGTTTAGCAATATGGGCGAGGAAACGATTTCTGGTTTCAGGGTCCAAATACTCGTTACAAATCAACTTGATAGTGCAAATGCAGTTAGAAACCTTGTTCAGTCCCTTCTAAGTTCGTCAATTTTTCAATCTCAAAAAGTTTATATCATTTATGAACCACCGAATTACAAAGTGAGAGTTGGGGACTTTGAGCGTCTTCAAGATGCGAGCTTGTTAAGAAAATTTTTAATAGAAAACGGATTCAAATACGCTTGGATTGTAAACGATAGAATAAGAAAAAGATAA
- the deoC gene encoding deoxyribose-phosphate aldolase, with product MIDHTLLKPEATPKDIEKLCFEAIQYQFASVCVNPCYVKLASEILKGKKVKVCTVIGFPLGANRIETKVFETEKAIEDGANEVDMVMNIGMLKGGYYDYVEHDIRAVVNVAHKYGVLVKVILETALLTDEEKVKACLLAKKANADFVKTSTGFSKGGATAGDVALMRRVVGSAMGVKASGGIRTYEEALQMIKSGADRIGASASVKIVTGVKSEQSQSLY from the coding sequence ATGATTGATCACACCCTCTTAAAACCCGAAGCAACTCCAAAAGATATTGAAAAACTTTGCTTTGAAGCCATACAATATCAATTTGCAAGTGTATGTGTGAATCCTTGCTATGTCAAACTTGCCTCTGAAATCCTAAAAGGCAAGAAGGTCAAGGTTTGCACAGTAATTGGATTTCCGCTTGGTGCCAATAGAATAGAAACAAAGGTCTTTGAAACTGAGAAAGCAATTGAGGATGGAGCCAACGAGGTTGATATGGTAATGAATATCGGAATGTTGAAAGGAGGATACTATGACTATGTAGAACATGACATACGAGCCGTTGTAAATGTTGCACACAAGTATGGTGTCCTTGTAAAGGTTATACTTGAAACTGCACTTTTAACTGATGAAGAGAAAGTCAAAGCTTGTCTTCTCGCAAAGAAAGCAAATGCAGATTTCGTAAAAACATCAACGGGCTTCAGCAAGGGTGGAGCAACCGCTGGCGATGTCGCTTTAATGCGAAGGGTTGTCGGAAGCGCAATGGGTGTCAAAGCAAGCGGTGGAATTAGAACTTACGAAGAAGCACTCCAAATGATAAAAAGCGGTGCAGACAGGATCGGAGCAAGCGCAAGCGTGAAAATCGTTACAGGAGTTAAATCTGAACAATCTCAATCATTATATTAA
- a CDS encoding valine--tRNA ligase yields MAKRELAKAYNPQEVEDKWYEYWLKNGYFYAKVNPDKKPYTIVMPPPNITGVLTLGHVLNNTIQDIYIRWKRMQGYEACWIPGTDHAGIATQNVVEKALAKEGLRREDLGREKFLERVWQWKEEYGNTIIKQLKKLGVSCDWKRERFTMDEGLSNAVKEVFIRLYEKGLIYRGKYIVNWCPRCHTALADDEVEHKEQNGKLWYIKYPIENSQEFITVATTRPETMLGDTAVAVNPKDERYKHLIGKFAILPLVWRKLPIISDESVDMEFGTGAVKVTPAHDPNDYLLAIKHNLEFVVVMDTYAKMNENVPEKYRFIDRYEARKEVVKDLETYGYLAKVEDYTHAVGRCYRCDTVIEPYLSDQWFVKMKPLAEKALQVVLDGKIKFYPERWVKVYEHWMRNVRDWCISRQIWWGHRIPVYYCDDCREIMVEREEPKSCKKCGSTKIRQDEDVLDTWFSSWLWPFSTLNWPEDNADLRYFYPTDLLVTGPDIIFFWVARMIMAGLEFMGEIPFKEVYFTSIIRDEFGRKMSKSLGNSPDPLDVIQEYGADALRFTIVYLAPLGQDILFSTKKCEIGRNFANKIWNAGRFLIMNLDEVEYKDEAKFDHLDIADKWILSELNKTIKELNYALETYRINDATRTIYDFLWHDFCDWYLEIIKDRIYSPESKDEKIAVLSRAVYIFETALKLLHPFMPFITEEIWQNIRERKEGESIMIEPFPTFDEKWIDDEISKNMKFIQDIIVAVRSIRGEMNIPHTKFCDVIINTSNNDRKNLVNEYISYIKRLAKVQNVTVGSGIKRPQFSASAVVAGDEIFVPLEGLIDLEIERKRLEKEIKRYETMLSETERKLNDHNFINRAPADVIERERQKYENFKLTLEKLRQNYAYLVE; encoded by the coding sequence ATGGCAAAGCGTGAACTTGCGAAAGCATATAACCCTCAAGAAGTTGAAGACAAATGGTATGAATACTGGTTGAAAAACGGGTATTTCTATGCGAAGGTAAACCCAGATAAAAAGCCTTATACAATCGTAATGCCACCTCCAAATATAACTGGAGTTTTAACCCTTGGACATGTCTTGAACAATACGATTCAAGATATTTATATACGATGGAAAAGAATGCAGGGATATGAAGCCTGTTGGATTCCCGGGACAGACCACGCTGGGATAGCCACTCAAAATGTGGTTGAGAAAGCCCTTGCAAAAGAAGGATTACGAAGAGAAGATCTTGGAAGAGAAAAATTCCTTGAAAGAGTATGGCAATGGAAAGAAGAATATGGAAATACAATAATAAAACAGTTAAAAAAACTCGGTGTATCATGCGATTGGAAGCGCGAGCGATTCACGATGGATGAAGGGCTCTCAAACGCTGTGAAAGAAGTTTTCATTCGCCTTTATGAGAAAGGTTTGATCTATAGAGGCAAATATATTGTAAACTGGTGCCCAAGATGTCATACCGCCCTCGCAGATGACGAAGTTGAACACAAAGAACAAAACGGGAAACTTTGGTATATAAAATATCCAATTGAAAATTCGCAAGAATTTATAACAGTTGCCACCACACGACCAGAAACAATGCTTGGTGATACCGCCGTTGCGGTAAATCCAAAAGATGAACGATATAAACACCTAATCGGTAAATTTGCTATACTCCCACTTGTTTGGCGAAAACTGCCGATAATTTCTGATGAAAGCGTTGATATGGAATTTGGAACTGGAGCAGTAAAAGTTACACCTGCCCACGATCCGAACGATTATTTATTAGCTATAAAACATAATCTTGAATTCGTTGTTGTAATGGATACCTATGCAAAGATGAATGAAAATGTACCTGAAAAATATCGCTTCATTGATAGATATGAAGCAAGAAAAGAGGTCGTAAAAGATCTTGAAACATACGGATATCTTGCCAAGGTTGAGGATTATACACACGCAGTTGGAAGATGCTATCGTTGCGATACTGTGATAGAACCATATTTATCAGATCAATGGTTTGTCAAAATGAAACCACTTGCAGAAAAAGCTCTGCAAGTTGTGCTTGATGGCAAAATTAAATTTTATCCAGAAAGATGGGTAAAAGTTTATGAACATTGGATGAGAAATGTCAGAGATTGGTGTATATCAAGACAAATTTGGTGGGGCCATAGAATTCCCGTTTATTATTGTGATGACTGCAGAGAAATTATGGTTGAGCGTGAAGAACCGAAAAGCTGTAAAAAATGTGGAAGCACAAAAATAAGGCAAGATGAAGATGTTTTAGATACTTGGTTTAGCTCGTGGCTTTGGCCTTTTTCAACATTGAACTGGCCTGAAGATAATGCTGACTTAAGATATTTTTATCCCACCGATCTACTTGTCACAGGTCCTGACATAATTTTCTTCTGGGTTGCGAGAATGATCATGGCTGGACTTGAATTTATGGGTGAAATTCCATTTAAAGAAGTATATTTTACAAGCATAATTCGCGATGAATTCGGTAGAAAGATGTCCAAATCGCTTGGCAATTCGCCAGATCCACTTGATGTGATCCAAGAATATGGCGCTGATGCATTAAGATTCACCATCGTTTACCTTGCTCCTCTTGGACAAGATATTTTGTTTTCAACGAAAAAATGCGAAATCGGCAGAAACTTCGCTAACAAGATTTGGAACGCTGGAAGATTTCTAATAATGAACTTGGACGAAGTTGAGTATAAAGATGAAGCAAAGTTTGATCACCTTGATATCGCCGACAAATGGATATTAAGCGAACTTAACAAAACAATAAAAGAATTAAATTACGCCCTTGAAACATACAGAATAAATGATGCGACACGAACGATTTATGATTTTCTATGGCACGACTTCTGCGATTGGTATCTTGAGATCATAAAAGATAGAATTTATTCACCTGAATCAAAAGATGAAAAAATTGCTGTGTTAAGCAGAGCAGTTTATATATTTGAAACCGCTTTGAAGCTCCTTCATCCGTTTATGCCGTTCATCACGGAAGAAATATGGCAAAACATCCGCGAGAGAAAAGAAGGGGAAAGCATAATGATTGAACCATTTCCAACATTTGATGAGAAGTGGATTGATGATGAAATTTCAAAAAATATGAAATTTATCCAAGACATTATAGTCGCAGTAAGATCTATTCGTGGCGAGATGAATATCCCACACACAAAATTCTGCGATGTAATAATAAACACATCAAATAACGATCGGAAGAATTTGGTGAACGAATATATTTCGTATATAAAGCGACTTGCAAAAGTTCAAAATGTCACAGTTGGTTCTGGTATTAAAAGACCACAGTTTTCAGCAAGCGCTGTTGTCGCAGGGGATGAGATCTTCGTCCCACTTGAAGGTTTAATTGACCTTGAAATTGAAAGGAAACGTCTTGAAAAAGAAATAAAAAGATACGAGACGATGTTAAGCGAAACAGAGAGGAAGCTAAACGATCACAACTTCATAAATCGCGCCCCTGCAGATGTGATTGAGCGAGAAAGGCAAAAATATGAAAATTTCAAACTTACACTTGAAAAACTACGCCAAAATTATGCTTACCTTGTTGAATAA
- a CDS encoding TdeIII family type II restriction endonuclease: MKIKNSARNKIKNLLLETVRQKLYNYKPETEYMPFHYRLLGKDKYAMFSFIQSINTAFGTSIWEQIAVILAESAGYKAKRQYTLLGEINEDTEKLINQIHYKLRKGELKPNKIEEIKLIRSSIKTGKPKKDPDSIVDLFIAIKKEENYFDITSAKPNIKEFASLKLKLLRWIALRLSQNKKANVFTRIAIPYNPYYPKPYQRWTLKNLYDLDRGELLVGEEFWNFVGGGDIYNDLLDIFEETGNILKDEIDKKFAEFK, translated from the coding sequence ATGAAAATAAAAAATTCGGCAAGAAATAAAATAAAAAACCTTTTGCTTGAAACGGTAAGGCAAAAGTTGTATAACTATAAGCCAGAAACCGAATATATGCCTTTTCATTACAGGTTATTGGGAAAAGATAAATATGCTATGTTTTCCTTTATTCAATCTATAAACACAGCATTTGGAACATCTATTTGGGAACAGATAGCTGTTATTTTAGCTGAGTCGGCAGGTTATAAAGCTAAAAGGCAATATACACTACTTGGTGAAATCAATGAAGATACTGAAAAACTAATAAATCAAATACACTATAAACTTCGCAAAGGGGAACTAAAACCAAACAAAATTGAAGAAATTAAACTAATTAGAAGTAGTATAAAAACAGGTAAACCTAAAAAAGATCCAGATTCAATCGTTGACCTTTTCATTGCGATAAAAAAAGAAGAAAACTACTTTGATATCACAAGCGCAAAACCTAACATAAAGGAATTTGCTTCTCTTAAATTAAAACTTTTGAGATGGATAGCATTACGATTAAGTCAAAATAAAAAGGCCAATGTTTTCACAAGAATAGCGATACCCTACAATCCATATTATCCAAAACCTTATCAGAGATGGACATTAAAGAATTTATATGATTTAGACCGCGGTGAGCTTTTAGTTGGAGAAGAATTTTGGAATTTCGTTGGTGGAGGAGACATTTATAACGATTTACTTGATATTTTTGAAGAAACTGGAAATATCTTAAAAGATGAGATTGATAAAAAGTTCGCAGAGTTTAAGTAA